A stretch of DNA from Curtobacterium sp. MCBD17_035:
GGCGAGGAACGCCCGGAGGTCCGCGACGTGCATGACCGTGGCGTCGACGACCTCGCCCGGGGTGACGCGCACGGCGTCCCGCAGGACCTGCTCGGAGCCGTCGTCCGCGGTGAACACGATGCGGAGGCTGTCGGCTGCGGGCATGACGACGCTCTGCTCGTTCGACCGGAAGTCCCCGCTGGACATCGTCGCGACCTCGGTGGCGGACTCGGGGCTCCAGGCCCCCATGCTGTGCGGGTGGTTGCGGGCGTACTGCTTGACGGACGCGGGTGCCCGGCGGTCGGAGTTCCCCTGGCGCAGCACGGGGTTCACGGCACTGCCCTTGACCTTGTCGTACCGGGCGCGGACGTCGCGCTCCTCGTCGGTCGTCGGTGCGTCCGGGTACTCCGGCAGGTCGTGGCCCTGCTCGCGGAGCTCGCGGATCGCGGCCTTGAGCTGTGGGACGGACGCCGAGATGTTCGGCAGCTTGACGATGTTCGCCTCGGGGCGGTCGGCCAGGGCCCCGAGCTCGGCGAGCGCGTCGGGCACCCGCTGCTCGGCGGTGAGCCGCTCCGGGAACTGGGCGAGGATGCGTCCGGCGAGGGAGATGTCGCGGGTCGTGACGTCGATGCCCGCGACCCCGGCGAACGCCTGGACGACGGGCAGCAGCGACGCCGTCGCCATCCGCGGGGACTCGTCGGTCAGCGTGTAGATGATCTGGGCCATGCCGGCGTCGACTCCCTCGTTCGTGCCCGCCCTGTCGCGGTGTCTCGACATCAAGGTACCCCCGGTCCGGCGGCCGGGAGGCACGCCACCGGTCACCGACGTCGGCGACCGGAGCGGTGCCTCCCGGCCGGGGCGTCACCCCTTGATCGCGCCGGACGACAGGCCGGCGACGTAGAACCGCTGCAGCCCGATGTACAGGGCGATGCAGGGGATCATCGCGACGACGGCACCCGCGGCGAGCGAGCCGTAGTCGACCTGTCCGTACGCCCCGGTCTGCAGGTTGAGCAGCGCGACCGGCAGCGTGTACAGCGAGTCCTTGGTCAGGAACGTCAGTGCACCGAGGAACTCGGTCCACGAGACGAGGAACGTGTACAGCGCCGCGGTCGCCGCGCCGGGCATGAGGAGCGGCCGGAGCACCGACAGGATGAGCCGGGTCCGGGAGGCGCCGTCGACGAACGCCGAGTCCTCGAGCTCGGTGGGGATCGCCTCGAACGCGTTGCGCATCACGAACACGCCGAACGGCAGGTTCACCGTGACGTAGAAGAGCACGAGCCCGAACAGCGAGTTCGTGAGCTTCATGCTGTTCAGCTCGAGGTACAGCGGGGTGAGGATCGCCTGGAACGGCACCATCATCGTCAGCAGGATGAGGCCGAACACCCACTTGGCGCCGGGGAACCGGAACCGCGCGAAGCCGTAACCGGCGAGGGTCGCGATCACGGCCGTCAGGACCGACGCCGAGATCGCGACGACGAGCGAGTTCACGAGGCCCTGGAGCAGGTGCGACCCCGGCCCGAGGATCGTCCGGAAGTTCGCCATCTCGAGGTGGAAGAAGGTCGACCATGTCGGCGGGGCCGTGATCACCGTCTCCGGTTGGAACGCCCGGAGGATCGCCCACAGCAGGGGGACCCCGAAGACCAGGGCGGACCCGACCCCGGCGATGACGTACAGCGTGCGCTTCACCCGGGTGTCGCGGGGGTGGGCGACGCTCCCCTGGTGGTGTCGACCGCCGCGGCGTCCGGGGACGACGTCCGGGGCGATCTCGGGTGCGAGGGCGAGGCCCGCGGCTCGGCTGGTGCTCGTCGTGCTCATGTCGTCGTCTCCTCAGTCGCGCTCGCGGAGCGCCCAGAACTGGAACGCGGTCACCGCACCCGTCACGACGACGAGCGCGATGGACTCCGCGGTCGCCGCGCCGAGCTGGAGGTTCACGAACCCGCGGTCGTAGATGTAGTTGACGATCGTGGTCGTCGCCGTGCCCGGCCCGCCCTGGGTCAGGATGAAGAACTGGTTGAACGCGAGCAGCGAGCCGATCACCGAGATGATGACGCTGAGCGCGAGCGTGGACCGGATCATCGGCATGGTGATGAGCCGCTCCTGCTGCCACCAGGACGCCCCCTCGAGAGCGGCCGACTCGTAGACCTCGTCGGGGATGCCCTGCATGGCCGACATGATGAGCACCATCGTCAGCCCGGACACGGCCCAGACGACGAGCACGCAGATGAGCAACGTGGCGAGCGGCGCGTTGACGAGCCAGGCGGTCGTCCCGTCGGTGACGTGGAGCGCCTTGAGGACCAGGTTGACGGCGCCCGAGTTCGGCTGCGCCTCGAGGACGAGCATGAAGCTCAGGGTGGTCAGGCCCACGACGTACGGCAGGAAGAAGATCGTCCGGAGCACGGTGGACCCCTTGCGCCGCGCCCGGATGAGCACCGCGAGGAAGTACCCGAGCGCCAGGATCGGCACCGTCACGATCGCGGTGTACAGCAGCGTGTAGCCGATCGCGTGGACGAACGCCGGGTCCTGGAACAGGTTGGCGTAGTTCTCGAGCCCGATGAACCGGTAGGCGCCGATGAGCGGCCAGTTCGTCAACGAGATGTAGGCCGCGAAGACGAGCGGGACGAGCACGAACACGCCGACGAACAGCATCGCGGGCGTGACGAGCGCGAGCCCGGCGGCCGGTGGATGGGTGAGCGAGTTCCGGGGACGGGGACTCCGTCGCTCCGTCCGCTGCGACACCGGGACCCGTCGGGTCCCTGTCAGTGACGACATCGTTGCACCTCTCTGTGCTGGTGACCGCGGCGCGGTCGGACGACCGCTGTACGGTCCTGGGTCGACCGCTCGGCGGTCACGGATGGTGTCTGCGTGCGGGGTCAGGCCTGGGCCTGGTCGAGGATCCGGTCGTACTCGGGCGCCGCGGCCCGTAGTGCCTGCTGCACCCCGGCGCCGAACACCGCGGTGCGGAACAT
This window harbors:
- a CDS encoding carbohydrate ABC transporter permease; translated protein: MSTTSTSRAAGLALAPEIAPDVVPGRRGGRHHQGSVAHPRDTRVKRTLYVIAGVGSALVFGVPLLWAILRAFQPETVITAPPTWSTFFHLEMANFRTILGPGSHLLQGLVNSLVVAISASVLTAVIATLAGYGFARFRFPGAKWVFGLILLTMMVPFQAILTPLYLELNSMKLTNSLFGLVLFYVTVNLPFGVFVMRNAFEAIPTELEDSAFVDGASRTRLILSVLRPLLMPGAATAALYTFLVSWTEFLGALTFLTKDSLYTLPVALLNLQTGAYGQVDYGSLAAGAVVAMIPCIALYIGLQRFYVAGLSSGAIKG
- a CDS encoding sugar ABC transporter permease, whose product is MSSLTGTRRVPVSQRTERRSPRPRNSLTHPPAAGLALVTPAMLFVGVFVLVPLVFAAYISLTNWPLIGAYRFIGLENYANLFQDPAFVHAIGYTLLYTAIVTVPILALGYFLAVLIRARRKGSTVLRTIFFLPYVVGLTTLSFMLVLEAQPNSGAVNLVLKALHVTDGTTAWLVNAPLATLLICVLVVWAVSGLTMVLIMSAMQGIPDEVYESAALEGASWWQQERLITMPMIRSTLALSVIISVIGSLLAFNQFFILTQGGPGTATTTIVNYIYDRGFVNLQLGAATAESIALVVVTGAVTAFQFWALRERD